CGACGCGCACCAGACGACGATTGAAGAACGCGAGGAGTACGAGCCGCACATTTCGCGCGGGACGGTTGTGTACGCCGGCGTGGATTACGAAAAAATTCTGCGCCAAGCCGAAACCGAAGCAGACGTGATCTTGTGGGACGGCGGCAACAATGATTTTTCGTTCTATCAACCCGATTTGCTGATCGTCGTCGCCGATCCGCATCGCGCGGGACACGAACTGACGTATCATCCTGGCGAAACGAATTTGCGAATGGCGGATGTCGTCGTCATCAACAAGATTGACACCGCCACACCCGAAGGCATTCATCATGTCCGCGTCAACATCCAAGCCGCGAATCCAAACGCGGTGGTCGTCGAAGCCGCCTCGCCGGTCTTTGTCGAAAACCCGATGCAGATTCGCGGCAAACGCGTGCTCGTCGTCGAGGATGGTCCCACCTTGACACACGGCGGCATGGCGTTCGGCGCGGGCGTCGTCGCCGCGCAAAAATTCGGCGCGCGCGAAATCATTGACCCGCGCCCGTACGCGGTCGGCTCATTGCGCGAGACGTTTGCCAAGTATCCGACGACCGGTGCGGTCCTGCCGGCGATGGGCTACGGCGAGCAACAAATCCGCGAACTCGAAGCGACGATCAACGCCGCGCCGGTGGATCGCGTGCTCATCGCGACGCCAATTGATCTGCGACACGTGATTCACATCCATCATCCCAGTGACCGCGTGCGATATGAATTGCAAGAGATCGGACAACCTACGCTTGCGGAAATCTTGAAACAACACTTTGAACAAACAAAACTATAATCGCAACTATGCGCTCGCGATTTCCGTACTCACGTGGTGGCTGGCGCACGGCATGATCGAGCCGCGCGTTGACGCGCGGAAAGTGGGATGATTTAATGGCGACGATGAAACGGAATCTCGCGCGCCTCCTCAAACAAAAACTGCCCGCGCTCAATAAAGTTTTCGCGGGCGATCCGCACGTGCTCGGCGTTTTTCTGTTCGGTTCGCAAGCCGATGGCACGGCAACGGCGCAGCGCGGCAAGACCTTTGAAGATTTCGTTTTGGACGCCGACCTAAAAGATGCTGCCAAGTACCGATTGCAGACCGCCGTGCAAGCGATGATTGACATCGCCCAGCACATCTGTGCGCGGTTGCGCTTGAAGGTCGCGACTGACAGTGGCGAATGCATTCGCACACTCGAAAAACAAGGATTGCTTTCCAGAGAACGCGCGACAACCTATGTCAAAATGGCTCGTTTTCGCAACGTGTTGGTACATCTTTACGGCGAAGTAGACGATCATCGAGTACACGAGATTGTAGGACAAGAACGGGATTCGTTTCGGATGTTTCTTGCAGACGTGGACATGATTATCGAAAAGTACCAAAAGAAAGAGAAAAACGGAAGTAAAAAAATTGGTAGGTAAAAAAACCAAAACCCCGTTCCTGCGACTGGAACGGGGTTTTGCGTTTCAGATTTCGATTACGACGACGCCGGTCGCAACGTCAACGTCAACTTGAGTTGCAACTCTTTGCCGTCGCGCAAGATCGTCAGCGTCACCGTTTCGCCGACGCGACGCGTGAACAACATCACCGACAATGGATTATCCGCGTCAATCTTTTTGGAATCGAACGCGAGGATCACATCGTTCTCTTGCAACCCGGCTTTCGCCGCGGGACTGCCCGCTTCGACGGTCGAAACCAGGACGCCATGCGTTGCCGGCAAATTCATCGCGCCGGCGATTTGCGGGTCCACATCCTGGTAGCGAATGCCGATGTACGCGCGCTCGACTTTGCCTTTCGCAATCAACTGCGAAACGATTTCGCGCACCATGTTCGACGGCACCGCAAAACCCAACCCTTCGGCGACATTTCCTTCGTTCGTGCTGCGCACGACCAACGTGTTGATGCCGATCACCTGCCCCAACGTATTGACGAGCGGACCACCCGAGTTGCCGTTGTTGATCGCGGCGTCGGTCTGCACCAGACCTTGCATCCTGCCCACACTGCGATTCAACGCGCTCACAACGCCCACCGTTACGGTGCCGCGAAAATCGCCGAGCGGACTGCCGATTGCAATGGCGAATTGACCTGGCTCCAACGCGGACGAATCACCGAACTGCGCGACCGCCGGTAGTTTCGTATCCACCTTGATCACCGCAATGTCCGCAATCGAATCCGTGCCGATGATCGTCGCGTCCGCTTTCGTACCATCGGAAAAAATCACCGACAAACTTTTTTGCCCATCAACAACATGATTATTCGTCACGATGTAACCGCGTTGGTCAATCACCACGCCCGAACCAGACGCCGTCGGCGTGATGGTAGTCGTGCGTCGCGTCGTTTGCAACTGATTGATTACAGTCACGACGGCAGGTTTGACTTTACGCACCGCATCAATTACCGCCGAATCCTCTTTCAACGTGAGTGTTGTCACCGAAGGCGCAACAGGATTGACAGGAACTGGATTCGCATTTGAGACGACCGGCGACGCGTTCACCGGGAGCGCGGCTGGCACGGCGGACGAAGCCGCCATGTAGCCGGCAATTCCACCCATCACGCCCCCACCCAGCACACCCACTATTACCGCGAAAATCAACGCGACAGTTATCAGAACATAGTTCGGTTTTTGCATCTCAGTGTCCTCCTTATTAGAACGCTCGCATTATGCCACAGCGCCATTAAGCCCAGATGAAAAGATAGTAAAAGAGACGTAAGAAAAAGGACGGCGATAGAATCCAGGTTTCTTTGAGAAACCTGGATTCTATTTCCGCTTTGCCGATTGTATTTGGCGAAGTTGTACTTATTGGGGTAATCGCTTGCTGAAATCATCGAGGGTATCGCCGTACGATACGCGGATGCGATGAAGCGTGTACAATTCGTCGGTGCGTTGGCGATAACCCGATGCCAGCGTCACGGCGCTGTCCAAGTTCGCGCGCTTGAGCATCTCGATGACCGCCGTGTTGTACTCGCCAAACGGGTACGCGAAGGCGACGACGGGCTTGCCCAACTTGGATTCGATGATTTTTTTCGATTCGCTAATTTCGCGTTGCGCCTCGCTCGGCGCGAGCGCGCGCAGATGCGGGTGCGTCAACGTGTGCGCTTGAATGTCCATCCCTGCCACAGACATGTCCTGCAATTGCGCCCAGGTCAAATAATGCGCGCGGTCAATCGGATTCGTGTAAATGAAAAAGGTGCCGATATAGTTGTATTTTTTCAACACCGCATACGCGACGGTATACTGTTCCACCCAGCCGTCGTCAAACGAAATGACGATCGGTTTGATCGGCAGAGCACCTTGGTGTTTTAGATGCGCGACGAGTTGCGCCATGGTGATCGTGTGAAAACCGCGCGTGGCAAGCGCCGCGATCTGCGCTTCAAATTGCTTCGGCGCGACCGTCCACGTGCGCTCCAATTCGCTCGCGTTGTTCGGCAAATCGCGCAGGTTGTGATACATCAAAATTGGTACGTTCGCGGCTTCGCCAGTCGCGGGAGGGGTGACAAACGCGGTTGGCGTTGATGTCGGGGTGGGCACGCGCGTTGGAGTAAACGTGGGTGTGAATGTCGGCGTCGCCGTTGGGAGGACAATCGTCGCGCTCGGCGCAGGTATGGCTGTTGGACTTGCGGGCGAGGCGCACGCGACGAGCCACGCGGCGAGCCACGTCATCAAAAAGAGACGCGCGCTCATTCGGATTTGCGCGGGACGAAAAATTCCTGGAGGTCGAGCGAACGATACAACCGCGCGCGCGCGTCATCGTTCAGTACGGGCTTGGGCTGTTCGCGGTAGAGCAAGATCGTTTTACGCAACGTGTCCACGACGACGCGGCAATTCGTACAATCGGCAAGATGCTTTTCGATTTCCGCGCACACGTTGGCGGACGCTTCGCCGTCGAGATACTGGGACAGTGCGCCCAACAAATGTTCACACTCGCGATGTTCCATTACGGATTGGCTCCAAGAAAGAAACTCGTCGCGAAAGGAAGGATGATTGCGCCAATGCCCGCAATCGAAATTGCGATGCCCACCCTCTTGCCGCGCTTGGTCGTCAAGAACAGCCCAACGAGCAAGAGCACAACGCCGAGGACGATGATTCCCAAAGCAATCGGATTCATCACGTCTCCTTGCGACTTGCGGCTTCGCGAAAATAATCCGTTAGCCGTTCGCGCAACCACAAGCGCGCACGATGTAAGCGCGTCTTGACCGCTTCGTTCGATAGACCCAGCACGCGCGCGGTCGCCTCGGTCGAGAGTTCTTCGAGATCGCGCAAGACGAACACCGCGCGTAGTTTCTCCGGTAATTGACTGATCGCGCGTTCGAGTTCCGCGCGCGCTTCGGTCGTCGCGTACTCGGCGTCAGGCAGGCAACACCAATCGAACAATTGACGCGGCGTCTCGATAATGCCTTCGCCTTCCGCTAATTCTTCGACCGAGACCGCGTGGCGTCCCGGCTTGCGGAGCCGCATCAGCGCGGCATTGTACGCGATGCGATATAACCAGGTCGCCAAACCCGAACGCCATTCAAACGTGTCAATCGCTTTGAACGCGCTGAGAAACGTTTCCTGCATCACATCTTCCGCATCAGCAGGATTGCCGACGACGCGCAACGCGATGCGATACACCGCCGGCGAATGTTGTTCGATGCACGCGGCGCATGCCGATTTGTCGCCCGCGCGAATGCGTTCGTACAGTTCACGATCTGAAAGTGTGTCTGCCATCGGTGTGATACGATCCCTCACGAGTTGAGGCGCATCATACCACACGACACACGAACGCGCAACCGATTTTACGGACCGCTCACCGTTGGGTAGCCCGCGGCTTTCCAACCATTCAATCCGCCGGCGAGACTCGTCACCTGGGCGAAACCGGCTTGGCGCAACACATCGCGCCCGGTCGCGCTCCGGTTTCCCGAGCGACACACGACGACGATCTCTTTGTCGCGCGGCAATTCGTTCACGCGCGCGGCGAGTGAACCGAGCGGAATCAAGGTCGAATTCGGGACGTGATATTCATTCCACTCGCTCGGCTCACGTACATCGAGAATGAACGCGCCCGCGTTGCGTTTCGCCAGCGCGTCCGCCGTCGTGATTTCATTCGGCAACGTTTGCGCGCGCGATGGGGCTTGGAACATCACCAGAGCCAGCACAGTGAGCGTCACGACTGCGCCCGCGATCAACCAAATCACTTTTGATGATGGACGCGCCGTTGATCGTACGATTTTTTTGCTCACGCGATTACTCCTCATCCAAAAATTAGGCGTGCGCCGGTTCGCCGATCAGCGCGCTCACCTGAATTTCCGGTGGACGCTCGAAATGTTTCTTGACCGCGCACTGTTCCGCCGAACGAATGACCGCCGTTTTGTACTTTTCTGGAAAGTCGGGCGGAAGTTGTATGTCGAGTGTAATGTGCGAAACCAGATGCGTTATCGGATCCACTTGCATCCGTTGCACAAGCCGAATGTTTTCGGTCGGCAAACCACGCTGACGACAAAAACCCAACACGTAAATTCCCGCACACGTGCCCAGCGACGAAAGAAACGTCGCGAACGGCGTCGGTGCGGACCCTGCGCCGCCGCCTTGCGCGGGCTGGTCAGTCTTGATCGTGAACGAATCGAAATGCGCGTCCACGCGCGCGCCGCCGGGAAAATCAATGATCATTTCCATTCGAGTGTCTCCTAAACAAAAAGTGGGACAGGATTTTATCGCGTCCTTCAATTAGACGCGTGAGGACATAAAAAGTTACAAACTACTTACCGATATTCCAATCGTGTGCGAAGGTCGCCGTCAACGTCTGCACACTTGCGGCATCGTCGAGCAAAACGCCCACATCGCGATGCGTGTCTAACGCCGCGCTCGTCAATCGCGTCGAGCCGACGAACGCGCGCGTATTGTCCGCGAGAATCAGTGTGCCGTGAATATCCGGCGTCTTGACGAGTCGCGCGAGCATTCCCGCGCGCGTGAACTTGGGCAACCATCCCGGCGTCGCGTCGCCGGTCGGGTCTGGTGAGGTGATCAATCGCACGGTTACGCCGCGCTGGAGCGCGTTCAACAAGCGCGCGTCCAATTCATCGTCCTTCCACGCCTCGCACTCGATGTCGAGCGATTGTTGCGCGGCATCTATCAGCGCGTAGAGTCGTTGCCGCGCGTTCACCGCGCTCCACGCGAGCAGCGGATTCACCGGCGCGACCGGTGCGCGCTTCCAATCGGATTCGAACACGACCGCGAGTTCCACGATCTGCGCGGGTTGCGTCACACGCACACCAAACCCGCGCGTCTCCGTCCAGCTCGCGCGCGTCGCGTCGAACGTCATCACGAGCGCGGCGCGATCATCCACAATCACAAACGTGGCATACGATAACTTGAAAGCCGCGTGACTCGTCCGCACGTTGACGCCGGCGGATTGCAGGGCGCTGATCGTCGCGCGATTGCTCGCGTTTGTGCCGAGCGGTTGATTTTCGAGCATCACGCGCACGTCCACGCCGCGACCGCGCGCGGCTTTCAGCGCGTCCAGCATTTCTTTTTCGGTGAGCCAATGCGCTTGCAAACGAATTGATTTTGTCGCCGCGTTCAATGTGTACAACACCGGCGACAACCCTGCCTCCGGCTCGACGAAGACGAGCGCGGACGCTAGATTCGCCGGCGTCGGCGTCGGCGCAAGCGAAGCGTCCGCGCGCGCGCATCCCACGACGAACCACGCGAGAAAAATACTCTTAAGAATCCATCGGAACATATTCGGTACCATTCCACTTCTTGCGACTGAACGCGTCTGTGTGGTATAATCCGCCCGCGGAGGTTCAATGACAGCACACGAGCAAGCCAACAATCCCATCCCCCACTTGACGCGCTCGCTGATTGCGCTCATCAGTGGCAGTCTTCTACTGCGCGCGGCAGCGGGCGCGATGGGCGAGAACATTCAATTCTATTTTAATGCGATTCACGAAGCCGCACTGAATCCGGATCATCCGTTGCGATTGATCGCCGGTCGGCATAACGTGTACGAAGTTTCGTACACGATAGGTGGCTTGATTATCGGAACTTTTTTCGCCGCCGAGTTGGTTGGTGCGCCGCTCTTTGGTGCGTGGAGCGATCGGTATGGACGCAAGTTGTTTATCATCTTTGGTCCACTCTTTGGCGCGATTGCCGTGCAAATCACGGCGATGACGACGGTCGTGTGGATGTTGCTCGTGACGCGTTTGCTCGAAGGCATTTCGACTGCCGCGAACGCGCCGGCAACCCTGGGTTATATCGCCGAGACCACATCACATTCGCCCAAGTTGCGCGCGCGCGTCGTCGGCTTTTTTGAAATCGCCACGATTGGCGGCGCGGCGGCGGGCTTTTCGCTCGGCGGTTGGTTATGGCGCCACTATGGTGACGCCGCCATTGTCGCCGGAATTCCGCTCACCAGTCCCGCGTTCGCGCTCAACGCGATCATCTACCTGGCGAGTCTTGCGATTTTGTGGTGGGGCTTGCATGAGTACCGCGAAGGAGTCCATACCGGCAAGTCCGCTTCGCCGCGTGAAACCTGGGCGCACTATTGGAAACTGGTGACGAATCCGCGCGTGCAACGCTTCGCTCCGGCATGGATCGCGATCAACGCGGTGCTGGGCGTATTCATCAACCTAACCGCGCGCGTGTTCACCGACCGAACGGTATTCCAAGATCAACTCCTCGTCGGGCGTTTCGATGCCTTTGAAGCCGGCAACGTCCGCGCCGCGTACGCCGTGATTTTTGTGATCGGCATTTTGTTCTGGAGCATGTTCTTCGCGCAGATGAAAAAGACGACCGTGATGCTAATCGGCACGGGCGGATTGTTCCTCACGTGCTTGATCCTCTATGCGATCAACCATCAGCCGTCGTTTGACGCGCCGCTCATTCTGCCCCTCGCGATTCTACTCGCGGTCAGCATCGTGATTCAAAGCGGCTTTACGCCCGCCGCGCTCGCGCATCTCGCCGACATCACCGAAGAACATTCGGCTGATCGCGGCGCGATCATGGGGTTGTATTCGGTGTTCCTCGGCGTCGGTCAATTCCTCGGCGCGGCGCTCGGTGGACCGTTCGTGGATTGGCGCGGCGCGGATGGCATCGTCGTCATCACCGCCTTGCTGGGTCTGTTTTCGGCGGCGATGCTCGTGCGATTGCAAGCCACCGAATCGCGGCAACCCGCCATCATCGAATCCGTCGCGGAATAATTCGTTTGCATTATACGCACGCAAACCTTCAAACGCAATGTTTGAAATCACGCGCGGATGAATGTCGCGATGAACCGGTGGCGTTC
The nucleotide sequence above comes from Chloroflexota bacterium. Encoded proteins:
- a CDS encoding DUF86 domain-containing protein → MATMKRNLARLLKQKLPALNKVFAGDPHVLGVFLFGSQADGTATAQRGKTFEDFVLDADLKDAAKYRLQTAVQAMIDIAQHICARLRLKVATDSGECIRTLEKQGLLSRERATTYVKMARFRNVLVHLYGEVDDHRVHEIVGQERDSFRMFLADVDMIIEKYQKKEKNGSKKIGR
- a CDS encoding trypsin-like peptidase domain-containing protein, translated to MQKPNYVLITVALIFAVIVGVLGGGVMGGIAGYMAASSAVPAALPVNASPVVSNANPVPVNPVAPSVTTLTLKEDSAVIDAVRKVKPAVVTVINQLQTTRRTTTITPTASGSGVVIDQRGYIVTNNHVVDGQKSLSVIFSDGTKADATIIGTDSIADIAVIKVDTKLPAVAQFGDSSALEPGQFAIAIGSPLGDFRGTVTVGVVSALNRSVGRMQGLVQTDAAINNGNSGGPLVNTLGQVIGINTLVVRSTNEGNVAEGLGFAVPSNMVREIVSQLIAKGKVERAYIGIRYQDVDPQIAGAMNLPATHGVLVSTVEAGSPAAKAGLQENDVILAFDSKKIDADNPLSVMLFTRRVGETVTLTILRDGKELQLKLTLTLRPASS
- a CDS encoding GTPase is translated as MTKINTLIMGAAGRDFHNFNVYYRDNPAYHVVAFTATQIPNIEGRVYPPALAGVLYPNGIPIFPEADLPRLVREHDVAQVIFAYSDVSHETVMHRASVALAAGADFRLLGPRATMLKSVKPVIAVCAVRTGCGKSQTTRAVAHALAALGKRVVAIRHPMPYGDLVKQAVQRFATFADLDAHQTTIEEREEYEPHISRGTVVYAGVDYEKILRQAETEADVILWDGGNNDFSFYQPDLLIVVADPHRAGHELTYHPGETNLRMADVVVINKIDTATPEGIHHVRVNIQAANPNAVVVEAASPVFVENPMQIRGKRVLVVEDGPTLTHGGMAFGAGVVAAQKFGAREIIDPRPYAVGSLRETFAKYPTTGAVLPAMGYGEQQIRELEATINAAPVDRVLIATPIDLRHVIHIHHPSDRVRYELQEIGQPTLAEILKQHFEQTKL
- a CDS encoding rhodanese-like domain-containing protein → MFQAPSRAQTLPNEITTADALAKRNAGAFILDVREPSEWNEYHVPNSTLIPLGSLAARVNELPRDKEIVVVCRSGNRSATGRDVLRQAGFAQVTSLAGGLNGWKAAGYPTVSGP
- a CDS encoding zf-HC2 domain-containing protein, which translates into the protein MEHRECEHLLGALSQYLDGEASANVCAEIEKHLADCTNCRVVVDTLRKTILLYREQPKPVLNDDARARLYRSLDLQEFFVPRKSE
- a CDS encoding OsmC family protein; translated protein: MEMIIDFPGGARVDAHFDSFTIKTDQPAQGGGAGSAPTPFATFLSSLGTCAGIYVLGFCRQRGLPTENIRLVQRMQVDPITHLVSHITLDIQLPPDFPEKYKTAVIRSAEQCAVKKHFERPPEIQVSALIGEPAHA
- a CDS encoding polysaccharide deacetylase family protein, which translates into the protein MSARLFLMTWLAAWLVACASPASPTAIPAPSATIVLPTATPTFTPTFTPTRVPTPTSTPTAFVTPPATGEAANVPILMYHNLRDLPNNASELERTWTVAPKQFEAQIAALATRGFHTITMAQLVAHLKHQGALPIKPIVISFDDGWVEQYTVAYAVLKKYNYIGTFFIYTNPIDRAHYLTWAQLQDMSVAGMDIQAHTLTHPHLRALAPSEAQREISESKKIIESKLGKPVVAFAYPFGEYNTAVIEMLKRANLDSAVTLASGYRQRTDELYTLHRIRVSYGDTLDDFSKRLPQ
- a CDS encoding sigma-70 family RNA polymerase sigma factor, which translates into the protein MADTLSDRELYERIRAGDKSACAACIEQHSPAVYRIALRVVGNPADAEDVMQETFLSAFKAIDTFEWRSGLATWLYRIAYNAALMRLRKPGRHAVSVEELAEGEGIIETPRQLFDWCCLPDAEYATTEARAELERAISQLPEKLRAVFVLRDLEELSTEATARVLGLSNEAVKTRLHRARLWLRERLTDYFREAASRKET
- a CDS encoding MFS transporter, coding for MTAHEQANNPIPHLTRSLIALISGSLLLRAAAGAMGENIQFYFNAIHEAALNPDHPLRLIAGRHNVYEVSYTIGGLIIGTFFAAELVGAPLFGAWSDRYGRKLFIIFGPLFGAIAVQITAMTTVVWMLLVTRLLEGISTAANAPATLGYIAETTSHSPKLRARVVGFFEIATIGGAAAGFSLGGWLWRHYGDAAIVAGIPLTSPAFALNAIIYLASLAILWWGLHEYREGVHTGKSASPRETWAHYWKLVTNPRVQRFAPAWIAINAVLGVFINLTARVFTDRTVFQDQLLVGRFDAFEAGNVRAAYAVIFVIGILFWSMFFAQMKKTTVMLIGTGGLFLTCLILYAINHQPSFDAPLILPLAILLAVSIVIQSGFTPAALAHLADITEEHSADRGAIMGLYSVFLGVGQFLGAALGGPFVDWRGADGIVVITALLGLFSAAMLVRLQATESRQPAIIESVAE